The DNA sequence TCCTTGAACCGGATGCCGTGGTCGAGGAGGACTGCCAGGAACAGCCCGAGCCCCAGCGAGACCCCGGTGAACGAGACGAGCAGCACGAAGTTGTTGATGGCGGCGCGGCGGAACGCCTCGTTGCCCAGCGCTCGCCGATACATTTCGAAGTCGAAACTCCCGAACGTCGGTCGGCTGAGACCGGCGTAGTCCGTGAACGAAATTGCGAGGTTGTAGCCGATACCGCCGTAGACGGCGATTCCCATGAGGAGGAACGGGATGCCCCAGTAGGGAGCGGACCGGACGAAGTCGCTGTTCAGGATGTACCTAAGTTTCGTCCGCCAGCCGACCGTCTCCTCGGTCGGCGTCTCGGCGTCTTCGTTCGCGTGTTGGGTTGACATTAGGCTGACTAGTTTCGCGTCGGCGGGCGTTAGCTCGAACCCCCGGAGACGGCTTCGAGCAAGCCGTCAGCAGCGGCTTCCGCGTCGTACGGCCCCATGAAGTTGTTCCCGATGGCGCTCTTGCAGGCGTTCATCGCCTCGGGTTCGACTGCGAGCCCGTGGGCGATTGTCGGCGGATACGCGTCCGAACTCGTGAGGTCCTCGTAGGTCATCGCGAGGAAGTCGCTCAACTCGCTCGGGTCGATGTCGGTCCGCAGCGGCACCGAGCCCTTGAGGTTGTTGAACGCGATCTGGGCTTCCTTCGTGCCGACGAACTCCTGCCACGTCCTCGTCTTCTCGGGCGTCGGGTTGTTGCTCGGCGTGACGAACGCGTCCACGTGGTAGAAGTACAGCCCTTCCGTGCCGGGGAACGGCACCCAGTCCCACTCCTCGCCGAAGTTGAACTCGTCGTCGGCGCGGAACATCCCGTACAGCCAGTTGCCGCCGTGGATGCACGCCGCTTCGTCCGCGATGAGCTTCTGTGCGGCCTGCGTGTACCCGATAGAGGACGCGTCCTCGGTGATGTAGTTCTCCTGAATCTCTTGGAGGGTTTCGAGCGCGTCGATGACGGCGGCGCGGTCGCCGTCTCCGGCGATGAAGTTCTCGTACGCCTCGACGCCGCTCTGACTCGTGAGAATCTGCGCCCACGTCTGGAGGCCGAGGAACGGCGCCTGCATCCCGTGCGCGAACGGCGTGTAGTCGGTCTCCGAGCCGATGGTTTCGAGCGCGTCGACGAAGTCGGGAACGCTCTCGAGGTTCGCGGGGTCGATGCCGGCTTCCTCGAACGCCGCGGTGTTGTAGAACAGGTTGTTCATCCGGTGGGAGCCGATGGGGACGGCGGGCATCTTGTCGTTGAACGTGCAGAGTTCCACGACGCGGTCCTGCATGCTCTCCTTGTAGCCCGCCTCCTCCCAGACGTCCTCGTGGTCCATCAGGCTGCCTCGGTACCGTTCGAGGTTCTTCCCCGGCCAGTTGGCGAACGACCCCATGGGGTTGGCGTTGGTCAACCGCCTGAGGACGGTGGTGTTCAGTTCGACGTTCCCCTGTCCGCCGACGGCCTTGATGTTCGAGTCGAGGTCCGGGTAGGCCTCGTTGAACGCTTCTGTGAGTGCGTCGACGGCGTCCGAGCCGTCCCCCCCGGTCCAGCCGTGGAGCACTTCCAACGCCTGCGAACTTCCGCCACCGCCGCCGCCGCCGTCGGAGTCGTCGCCCCCGCCGCCGAGGCAGCCGGCGGTTCCTGCTGCGGCTGCGGCCGCCAGCCCGCCGAGATATGTTCGTCTGTCGATTCCATCACCGTGTTTGTCGTTATCAACCATGCAGGTTCGAACACTACAACATAACTATATAAATTTACCGGACGTATAGGAATTTTGCAACAACCGTGTGAGGCCCCGCACAGCTCAGACGGCACTTCTTCCGCTAGTACCGGAAATAATACGCTATCGCCCCCAGCCTCGAACCAGTAACTGCACACCCCCGCCCAGTATTGTCGGTAGGATTCTCGTACGAACGTGCACCTCGACCAGATCTACCAGCGGTGCGAATCTGAACGAGTGGTCCCAGTGGTCGGCCTTTCGCCGTCTAGCGTGGTAGTGCTGGCCAGTCTTCTTTCGCTCCCGCAAGTCAGCCGCCACGCGACAGCCCTTCCGCCGTCTTTCTTCCGGTTACACCGGAGTACTGGTTCAGTCATCGTGGCGTTGCGGGGTTCGAGCGCCTAGAATTACAACTCTATGGTTGTAACATTTCTAGCGCTTGAATTCCGCTATTAGCGGAAATGGTGTCTCGACGCTGCCGTCTCTGGAATTCGACCGGCGAGCAGCCATCGCGGCCTCCCGAAAACCACCACTAGTTAGTACGTGGTGGCCAACCACGGCCACGTGCATCGCGTTAGATTTCGAGACCCAGCAGGGAGTGTCAGACAGGGAACCTGGAGCGACGACGGCATCGAGTTCGGAGACCGCGTCTACGACCCCGCGGACGTCGATGTCCTTCCACCTACCGACCCGTCGAAAATTGTCTGCGTCGGCCTCAACTACGCTGACCACGCCGAGGAGGAGGGAATGGACGTGCCGGACCGGCCGCTGCTCTTCCTGAAGCCGCCGAACACGGTGTCCGGGCACGGCGACACGGTCACGCTCCCCGCCG is a window from the Halobacterium hubeiense genome containing:
- a CDS encoding ABC transporter substrate-binding protein, with translation MVDNDKHGDGIDRRTYLGGLAAAAAAGTAGCLGGGGDDSDGGGGGGGSSQALEVLHGWTGGDGSDAVDALTEAFNEAYPDLDSNIKAVGGQGNVELNTTVLRRLTNANPMGSFANWPGKNLERYRGSLMDHEDVWEEAGYKESMQDRVVELCTFNDKMPAVPIGSHRMNNLFYNTAAFEEAGIDPANLESVPDFVDALETIGSETDYTPFAHGMQAPFLGLQTWAQILTSQSGVEAYENFIAGDGDRAAVIDALETLQEIQENYITEDASSIGYTQAAQKLIADEAACIHGGNWLYGMFRADDEFNFGEEWDWVPFPGTEGLYFYHVDAFVTPSNNPTPEKTRTWQEFVGTKEAQIAFNNLKGSVPLRTDIDPSELSDFLAMTYEDLTSSDAYPPTIAHGLAVEPEAMNACKSAIGNNFMGPYDAEAAADGLLEAVSGGSS